The following proteins are co-located in the Streptomyces sp. NBC_01198 genome:
- a CDS encoding phosphatase PAP2 family protein, producing the protein MTITATAPRAAAYRGRLRWWTELPLIAVVYALYSGARLLVRGDVDDAVEHGADILHFEQLTHLDPERWFNQLFTHHAFLGVPADFAYASLHYVVTPSILVWLWLRRPTHYRTARTWLLISTLIGLIGFTAVPTAPPRLLPGAHGFMDTMAQYGSYGWWGTDASAPRGMGHLTNQYAAMPSLHVGWSLWCGIMLFRYGRHWFVRTLGVLYPLTTALVVMGTANHYLMDAAAGVATMGIGFLLAKPALRVVDRIQVRVRGRFGTRPAAVAVTAGTPQPATAGTNGGGGKLPSPRPVSVPPGAPDDADRGPDAADGSGAGRGERSRMS; encoded by the coding sequence ATGACGATCACCGCCACCGCGCCGCGAGCTGCCGCCTACCGTGGCAGATTGCGCTGGTGGACCGAGCTGCCGCTGATTGCCGTGGTCTATGCGCTGTACTCGGGCGCGCGGCTGCTGGTGCGCGGTGACGTGGACGACGCGGTCGAGCACGGCGCGGACATCCTGCACTTCGAGCAGCTGACCCACCTCGATCCCGAACGCTGGTTCAACCAGCTGTTCACCCACCACGCCTTCCTCGGCGTGCCCGCGGACTTCGCCTACGCCTCGCTGCACTACGTGGTCACCCCGTCGATCCTGGTCTGGCTCTGGCTGCGCCGCCCCACCCACTACCGCACCGCACGCACCTGGCTGCTGATCTCCACGCTGATCGGCCTGATCGGCTTCACCGCCGTGCCGACCGCCCCGCCCCGGCTGCTGCCCGGGGCGCACGGCTTCATGGACACGATGGCGCAGTACGGCTCGTACGGCTGGTGGGGCACCGACGCGAGCGCGCCGCGCGGCATGGGGCACCTCACCAACCAGTACGCGGCCATGCCGAGCCTGCACGTCGGCTGGTCGCTGTGGTGCGGCATCATGCTCTTCCGCTACGGGCGGCACTGGTTCGTCCGCACCCTCGGCGTGCTCTACCCGCTCACCACCGCCCTGGTGGTGATGGGCACCGCCAACCACTACCTGATGGACGCGGCCGCCGGCGTCGCCACCATGGGGATCGGCTTCCTGCTGGCCAAGCCCGCGCTGCGGGTGGTCGACCGGATCCAGGTCAGGGTCCGCGGCCGCTTCGGCACCCGGCCGGCCGCGGTCGCCGTCACCGCGGGCACGCCGCAGCCCGCCACCGCGGGGACGAACGGCGGCGGCGGGAAGCTGCCTTCGCCGCGGCCGGTGTCCGTGCCGCCCGGCGCGCCCGACGACGCCGACCGCGGCCCGGACGCGGCCGACGGCAGCGGCGCCGGGCGCGGCGAGCGCAGCCGGATGTCGTAG
- a CDS encoding histidine phosphatase family protein, with protein sequence MAARILLVRHGQTEWSLSGRHTGRTDIPLTDEGRRTARLLGDRLAGAPWHGLREAEVRTSPLRRAADTCQEAGFAGAKEWDALLEWDYGDYEGRTPAQLQELRPGWNIWRDGVPNGESPDDVAARADEVVGWARSAPRDVLVFAHGHVLRALGARWLGLPASFGASLRLDPASLSILGWAYGAPAIERWNDTGHLG encoded by the coding sequence ATGGCTGCGCGCATCCTTCTGGTCCGCCACGGCCAGACGGAATGGTCCCTGTCCGGCCGCCACACCGGCCGTACCGACATCCCGCTGACGGACGAGGGCCGCAGGACCGCGCGGCTGCTCGGCGACCGGCTGGCGGGAGCGCCCTGGCACGGCCTGCGCGAGGCGGAGGTCCGCACCAGCCCGCTGCGGCGGGCCGCCGACACCTGCCAGGAGGCGGGCTTCGCCGGCGCCAAGGAGTGGGACGCGCTGCTCGAATGGGACTACGGCGACTACGAGGGCCGCACCCCCGCCCAGCTCCAGGAGCTGCGTCCCGGCTGGAACATCTGGCGGGACGGCGTGCCGAACGGCGAGTCGCCGGACGACGTGGCGGCACGTGCCGACGAGGTGGTCGGCTGGGCCAGGTCGGCGCCGCGCGATGTGCTGGTCTTCGCACACGGCCACGTGCTGCGCGCCCTCGGCGCCCGCTGGCTGGGTCTGCCGGCGTCCTTCGGCGCGTCCCTGCGGCTCGATCCGGCGTCGCTGTCGATCCTCGGCTGGGCCTACGGCGCGCCGGCGATCGAGCGCTGGAACGACACCGGCCATCTGGGCTGA
- a CDS encoding AAA family ATPase, giving the protein MTHGTDRADRTGGADGDRFDPGAAASAATAAILASTMHGTARGVVVDSPPGAGKSTLVVRAARELAASGEQLMIVAQTNAQVDDLADRLATAEPTLPVGRLHGADSPPDPALDRHPEVAKSSSVADLRDRAVVIATAAKWAYVKDVEPWRHAIVDEAYQMRSDALLQVAGLFERALFVGDPGQLDPFSVVGAEQWAGLSWDPSASAVVTLLAHNPGLPQHRLPVSWRLPASAAPLVSRAFYPYTPFRSGTGHGDRRLGFGVPGDGGGPDRVLDEAAVSGWGLLELPARHTPRTDPEAVRAVAVVVRRLLDRGGVTHSERGADPAPLTADRIAVGTAHRDQAAAVRTALAALGVPAGPGGVAVDTANRLQGREFDVTVVLHPLSGRPDATAFHLETGRLCVLASRHRHACIVVCRAGVAELLDEHPSSEPVRLGVTVKFPDGWEANHAVLAHLAEHRVSWRP; this is encoded by the coding sequence GTGACGCACGGCACCGACCGCGCGGACCGTACCGGCGGCGCGGACGGCGACCGGTTCGACCCGGGGGCCGCGGCCTCGGCCGCGACCGCGGCGATCCTGGCCAGCACGATGCACGGCACCGCCCGAGGCGTCGTCGTGGACTCGCCGCCCGGCGCGGGCAAGTCGACCCTGGTGGTGCGCGCGGCCCGCGAACTGGCCGCGTCCGGCGAGCAGTTGATGATCGTCGCGCAGACCAACGCCCAGGTCGACGACCTCGCCGACCGCCTCGCCACCGCCGAGCCCACCCTCCCGGTCGGCCGGCTGCACGGCGCCGACTCCCCGCCGGACCCGGCGCTTGACCGGCACCCCGAGGTGGCGAAGTCCAGCTCGGTGGCCGACCTCAGGGACCGCGCCGTGGTGATCGCGACGGCGGCGAAATGGGCGTACGTCAAGGACGTCGAGCCCTGGCGGCACGCCATCGTGGACGAGGCGTACCAGATGCGGTCCGACGCGCTGCTCCAGGTCGCGGGGCTGTTCGAACGGGCGCTCTTCGTCGGCGACCCGGGCCAGCTCGACCCGTTCAGCGTGGTCGGCGCCGAGCAGTGGGCCGGGCTGAGCTGGGACCCGTCGGCGAGCGCGGTCGTCACGCTGCTGGCCCACAACCCGGGCCTGCCGCAGCACCGGCTGCCGGTGTCCTGGCGGCTGCCGGCGTCGGCGGCGCCGCTGGTGTCCCGCGCCTTCTACCCGTACACGCCGTTCCGCAGCGGTACGGGCCACGGCGACCGGCGGCTCGGCTTCGGGGTGCCGGGGGACGGCGGCGGGCCCGACCGGGTGCTGGACGAGGCAGCCGTCTCCGGCTGGGGCCTGCTCGAACTGCCCGCCCGGCACACCCCGCGCACCGACCCGGAGGCGGTACGCGCGGTCGCCGTCGTCGTACGGCGGCTGCTGGACCGCGGCGGGGTGACGCATTCGGAGCGCGGCGCGGACCCGGCGCCGCTGACCGCCGACCGGATCGCGGTCGGCACCGCACACCGCGACCAGGCCGCCGCGGTGCGTACCGCCCTGGCCGCCCTGGGGGTGCCGGCCGGGCCCGGCGGGGTCGCGGTGGACACCGCGAACCGGCTGCAGGGACGGGAGTTCGACGTCACCGTCGTCCTGCACCCGCTGTCCGGCCGCCCCGACGCCACCGCCTTCCATCTGGAGACCGGCCGGCTGTGTGTGCTGGCCTCCCGGCACCGGCACGCCTGCATCGTGGTCTGCCGGGCCGGCGTCGCGGAACTGCTCGACGAGCATCCGTCCTCGGAGCCGGTACGGCTCGGCGTCACCGTGAAATTCCCCGACGGCTGGGAGGCCAACCACGCCGTACTCGCCCATCTCGCGGAGCACCGGGTGAGCTGGCGGCCCTGA
- a CDS encoding phosphatidylglycerol lysyltransferase domain-containing protein — MGHWSLADTVRVHISGTGGRTPLFLLLAGLLGSFLFIRFSVRMIRRGVSWWPGNVQPGGLHIHHVVFGQAMMLIGGVGSFAVHGGPLVHNVLAVVFGAGCGLVLDEFALVLHLEDVYWREEGRQSVDAVILAVSVIGLLLIGQAPLGGYVGGTSWTTYVVAAVLLGFVVLCLVKGKVWTGLLGVMLPFVAVIGALRLARPASPWARWRYGSRPRRMARAERREDRIHRRMVLVKTRAMDAVAGAPSPVSLTKHPPARPTIVDLPPSRLEVLLDRVLRPLRDPGAAGAVWYLRLATAVNIVTGVVSPFRDRVRAATNGEYLTAFLVSPGFTGAALALVLSISLRRRKRAAWIVTTVLTVGYTLVLVITLAAVRESRGHPFNWASLAVTLVFLTALLASRPLFNVRGQPGNVALGLISLLIGAVIAVGVGTLLVHATDQDPPREWTASLRYAVIRVLTVSGLFDLPGITVPGWTDLAINILSVALMLVVLLAFFRAPRSRARLLPADERRLRALLRAYGRRDSLGYFALRRDKSVCWTPSRDAAILYRVVNGVALATGDPLGPRTSWPAAVTGWLTHAHRHAWVPAVTNAGPAAAVAYEAAGFHGFASGEEAMVNAVQFAASAGDTGLVAAHRLVAAAGYTTAFRRQGALDADDLRRLGQLADAWRRHPAERRVSAALGRVGDPADGECLLAECRDPNGRTCAILGFVPWGPDGLTLDLLRYDRDSGRAPVDHLLTDLLLTAARGTAPALAGVTRLSLNITSSRPWRRTPDRPYAAYAPRHQPRYLLYERRLDLPRVAAVALRG; from the coding sequence ATGGGGCACTGGTCACTGGCCGACACGGTCCGGGTGCACATCTCCGGCACCGGCGGCAGAACACCGCTGTTCCTGCTGCTCGCAGGACTGCTCGGGTCCTTCCTCTTCATCCGCTTCAGCGTCCGGATGATCCGCAGGGGCGTGTCCTGGTGGCCCGGCAACGTCCAGCCCGGCGGACTGCACATCCACCACGTCGTCTTCGGCCAGGCGATGATGCTGATCGGCGGCGTCGGCTCCTTCGCCGTCCACGGCGGCCCGCTCGTGCACAACGTCCTGGCCGTCGTCTTCGGCGCCGGCTGCGGCCTGGTGCTCGACGAGTTCGCCCTCGTCCTGCACCTGGAGGACGTCTACTGGCGCGAGGAGGGCCGGCAGTCCGTCGACGCGGTGATCCTCGCCGTCTCGGTGATCGGCCTGCTGCTCATCGGCCAGGCCCCGCTCGGCGGCTACGTCGGCGGCACCTCCTGGACCACCTACGTCGTCGCCGCCGTCCTGCTCGGATTCGTCGTGCTGTGCCTGGTCAAGGGCAAGGTGTGGACCGGGCTCCTCGGGGTGATGCTGCCCTTCGTCGCCGTCATCGGCGCCCTGCGGCTGGCCCGCCCCGCCAGCCCCTGGGCCCGCTGGCGCTACGGCAGCAGGCCGCGCCGGATGGCCAGGGCCGAACGCCGCGAGGACCGCATCCACCGGCGGATGGTCCTGGTGAAGACCCGCGCGATGGACGCGGTCGCCGGCGCGCCCAGCCCGGTGTCGCTGACCAAGCACCCCCCGGCCCGCCCCACCATCGTGGACCTGCCGCCGTCCCGGCTCGAAGTGCTGCTCGACCGGGTGCTGCGCCCGCTGCGCGACCCCGGCGCGGCCGGCGCCGTCTGGTACCTGCGGCTGGCCACCGCGGTCAACATCGTCACCGGCGTCGTCTCCCCCTTCCGCGACCGGGTGCGGGCCGCCACCAACGGCGAGTACCTCACCGCCTTCCTGGTCAGCCCCGGCTTCACCGGCGCCGCCCTCGCCCTGGTGCTGTCGATCAGCCTGCGCCGCCGCAAACGCGCCGCCTGGATCGTCACCACCGTGCTGACCGTCGGCTACACCCTGGTCCTCGTCATCACCCTCGCCGCGGTCCGCGAATCGCGCGGCCACCCCTTCAACTGGGCCTCGCTCGCCGTCACCCTGGTCTTCCTCACCGCCCTGCTGGCCTCCCGCCCGCTGTTCAACGTGCGCGGCCAACCAGGCAACGTCGCGCTGGGCCTGATCAGTCTGCTGATCGGCGCGGTCATCGCCGTCGGCGTCGGCACCCTGCTGGTCCACGCCACCGACCAGGATCCGCCCCGCGAGTGGACCGCGAGCCTGCGCTACGCCGTCATCCGCGTGCTGACCGTCTCCGGCCTGTTCGACCTGCCCGGCATCACCGTGCCCGGCTGGACCGACCTGGCCATCAACATCCTGAGCGTCGCCCTGATGCTGGTCGTCCTGCTCGCCTTCTTCCGCGCCCCCCGCAGCCGCGCCCGCCTCCTCCCCGCCGACGAACGCCGGCTGCGCGCCCTGCTGCGCGCGTACGGCCGCCGCGACTCGCTCGGCTACTTCGCGCTGCGCCGCGACAAGTCCGTCTGCTGGACCCCCTCGCGGGACGCCGCGATCCTCTACCGCGTCGTCAACGGCGTCGCCCTCGCGACCGGCGACCCCCTCGGCCCCCGCACCTCCTGGCCCGCCGCCGTCACCGGCTGGCTCACCCACGCCCACCGCCACGCCTGGGTCCCCGCGGTCACCAACGCCGGGCCCGCCGCCGCGGTGGCCTACGAGGCCGCCGGCTTCCACGGCTTCGCCTCCGGCGAGGAAGCGATGGTCAACGCCGTGCAGTTCGCCGCCTCCGCGGGCGACACCGGGCTCGTCGCGGCCCACCGCCTGGTCGCCGCGGCCGGCTACACCACCGCCTTCCGGCGCCAGGGCGCCCTGGACGCCGACGACCTGCGCCGGCTCGGCCAGCTGGCCGACGCATGGCGCCGGCATCCTGCCGAACGCCGAGTCTCCGCCGCGCTCGGGCGGGTCGGCGACCCCGCCGACGGGGAGTGCCTGCTCGCGGAGTGCCGCGACCCCAACGGGCGCACCTGCGCCATCCTCGGCTTCGTGCCGTGGGGCCCCGACGGGCTCACCCTCGACCTCCTCCGCTACGACCGCGACTCCGGCCGCGCCCCCGTCGACCACCTCCTCACCGACCTCCTCCTCACCGCCGCCCGCGGCACCGCCCCCGCGCTGGCGGGCGTGACCCGCCTCTCCCTCAACATCACCTCCTCCCGCCCCTGGCGCCGCACCCCCGACCGCCCCTACGCGGCATACGCCCCCCGCCACCAGCCCCGCTACCTCCTCTACGAACGCCGCCTCGACCTCCCCCGCGTCGCGGCAGTGGCCTTGCGCGGCTGA
- a CDS encoding alpha/beta hydrolase — protein MARMRTVAALAAALTATVLAAPPQADGTATHTPYHQKLSWAACAGLPVHGPASMECGTLTVPRDYAHPKSGELDIAVSRIPATGPGARLGSLVVNFGGPGIPGITELAERTAAGELARLNRRYDLIGFDPRGTGRSTPVDCGDLSGVTATDPAAQARQVAQACRKHSGALLRWVGTPNAAHDLDVVRAALGDDRLTYLGFSYGGRLGSVYAHEFPHHTGRVVLDGVPDPTLDDTGTALAQAAAFQHALGDFAADCASRGCPVPGRTRAEVVSGIAAAARSLGGRALPTVSGRLDRSAYLQGVQNALYSKDDWTFLREALDALREGDGELMMQLAYPGQLGVAARPVRASSWSTPGNYEMAKLAIDCRDTPERHTPAAVHALDGRFARASSVFGTSIEATLLSCTGWSPGDPASRRVAAPTAPQALLVSTTGDPATPYPGAAHMAAALANGSRVLTYRGEGHGAYFAHSPCVTAGVEAYLIDGAMPKVGAVC, from the coding sequence ATGGCCCGCATGAGAACCGTCGCCGCCCTCGCCGCGGCCCTGACGGCGACCGTCCTGGCCGCCCCGCCGCAGGCGGACGGCACCGCCACCCACACCCCGTACCACCAGAAGCTCTCCTGGGCCGCCTGCGCCGGCCTCCCCGTGCACGGCCCGGCCTCGATGGAGTGCGGCACCCTCACCGTCCCCCGCGACTACGCCCACCCGAAGTCCGGCGAGCTGGACATCGCCGTGAGCCGCATACCCGCCACGGGCCCAGGCGCACGCCTCGGCTCGCTCGTGGTGAACTTCGGCGGCCCCGGCATACCCGGCATCACCGAACTGGCCGAACGCACCGCCGCCGGTGAGCTGGCCCGGCTCAACCGCCGCTACGACCTCATCGGCTTCGACCCCCGCGGCACCGGCCGCAGCACCCCGGTGGACTGCGGTGACCTCTCCGGGGTGACCGCCACCGACCCCGCCGCCCAGGCGCGCCAGGTGGCGCAGGCCTGCCGCAAGCACTCCGGCGCGCTGCTGCGCTGGGTCGGCACCCCGAACGCCGCGCACGACCTCGACGTGGTGCGGGCCGCGCTCGGCGACGACCGCCTGACCTACCTCGGCTTCTCCTACGGCGGCCGGCTCGGCTCGGTGTACGCGCACGAGTTCCCGCACCACACGGGCCGCGTCGTGCTGGACGGGGTGCCGGACCCCACACTGGACGACACGGGTACGGCGCTGGCCCAGGCGGCGGCCTTCCAGCACGCGCTGGGCGACTTCGCCGCGGACTGCGCGAGCCGTGGCTGCCCGGTGCCGGGCCGGACCCGGGCCGAGGTGGTGAGCGGGATCGCGGCGGCCGCCCGCAGCCTGGGCGGCAGGGCCCTCCCGACGGTCTCCGGCCGGCTCGACCGGTCGGCCTACCTGCAGGGCGTGCAGAACGCGCTGTACTCCAAGGACGACTGGACCTTCCTGCGGGAAGCGCTCGACGCGCTCCGCGAAGGTGACGGCGAGCTGATGATGCAGCTCGCCTACCCCGGCCAGCTGGGTGTGGCGGCACGGCCTGTGCGGGCCTCGTCCTGGTCGACGCCGGGGAACTACGAGATGGCGAAGCTCGCGATCGACTGCCGGGACACGCCGGAGCGGCACACGCCGGCCGCCGTCCATGCCCTCGACGGCCGCTTCGCGCGCGCGTCCTCGGTGTTCGGTACGTCGATCGAGGCGACGCTGCTGTCGTGCACGGGCTGGTCCCCCGGCGACCCCGCGTCCCGCCGGGTGGCGGCTCCCACGGCGCCGCAGGCGCTGCTGGTCAGCACGACGGGGGATCCGGCGACGCCGTACCCCGGGGCGGCCCACATGGCGGCGGCGCTCGCCAACGGCAGCCGCGTTCTCACGTATCGGGGGGAGGGGCACGGTGCGTATTTCGCACACAGTCCGTGTGTGACGGCGGGGGTTGAGGCGTATCTGATCGATGGGGCGATGCCCAAGGTTGGGGCGGTGTGCTGA
- a CDS encoding spermidine synthase has protein sequence MAGKRQRGGRTRTPDAVTAQVAGGAAALVPDRERAHAWALVVEGAPQSHVDLAAPDHLGFSYQRRLGHVIDLVAPPGMPLRVLHLGGGALTLARYTAYTRPRSTQQVIELDGELVDLVRTHLPWDRGWRIKVRGGDARAGLAKLPDSWADLVIADVFGGARTPAHLTSAEFLTAVRRVMRPGGDYAANLTDGGTLAFLRGQVATVRAAFTEVCLAADPAVLRGRRFGNAVLWAADHDLPVADLTRRVATDPHPGRVEHGQSLTAFTGGAQVVTDATATPSPPPPPDAFG, from the coding sequence ATGGCAGGCAAGAGACAGCGCGGCGGCAGGACCCGCACCCCCGACGCGGTCACCGCGCAGGTCGCGGGCGGTGCCGCGGCGCTGGTACCGGACCGGGAACGGGCGCATGCCTGGGCGCTGGTCGTCGAGGGCGCCCCGCAGTCCCATGTCGACCTGGCCGCGCCCGACCACCTCGGCTTCTCCTACCAGCGCAGACTCGGCCATGTCATCGACCTGGTCGCGCCGCCCGGGATGCCGCTGCGGGTACTCCATCTGGGTGGCGGTGCGCTGACCCTGGCCCGCTACACCGCGTACACCCGGCCGCGCTCCACCCAGCAGGTCATCGAGCTGGACGGGGAGCTGGTGGACCTGGTCCGCACGCACCTTCCCTGGGACCGCGGCTGGCGGATCAAGGTACGCGGCGGCGACGCGCGGGCCGGGCTGGCGAAGCTGCCGGACAGCTGGGCGGACCTGGTGATCGCCGACGTCTTCGGGGGCGCCCGTACGCCCGCGCACCTGACCAGCGCGGAGTTCCTCACCGCGGTGCGGCGGGTGATGCGGCCGGGCGGCGACTACGCCGCCAACCTCACCGACGGCGGCACGCTGGCCTTCCTGCGCGGCCAGGTCGCGACGGTGCGGGCCGCCTTCACCGAGGTGTGCCTGGCCGCGGACCCCGCGGTGCTGCGGGGCAGGCGCTTCGGCAACGCCGTGCTGTGGGCCGCTGACCACGACCTGCCGGTGGCCGACCTCACCCGGCGGGTCGCGACCGATCCGCACCCGGGCCGGGTCGAGCACGGCCAGTCGCTGACCGCCTTCACCGGCGGCGCCCAGGTCGTCACCGACGCGACCGCCACCCCGTCGCCCCCCCCGCCGCCCGACGCCTTCGGGTAG
- a CDS encoding tetratricopeptide repeat protein, translating to MPPSPATSPPPPNTAIRRLRGDRSPAEFAAAVRRAAREIGEQVSCDARYIGRLESGEIRCPNYAYERVFRHMFPGLTPADLGFAPRQAVRGRRTAAPPDPAYEESDVQRRAFMTGGPAAFATALLPRTAPPTRAGATEVAAVHEAVRQIRLHDDRHGGDGLYTQAAGALRGAYRLLDDTTHSAATACGLASGAGELAISVGWLAHDSWRLPEARSHYAEALATARMAGDPALEVHAFCNTSFLARDAGRHREAVRAAQAAQHLARDLGSPRLLSLLALREAGGLAGLGERRRCELALARAHSLYGRGPHDADPAWMSFFGEAELAGLEAQAWAALGRPARAARAARHAVRLQDPHFVRNLALYQAELALNLHHAGAPAEAAMVAGSARRLLPGVRSARVRTILTGL from the coding sequence ATGCCGCCGTCCCCTGCCACCTCACCGCCACCTCCCAACACCGCGATCCGGCGGCTCCGCGGCGACCGGTCGCCGGCCGAATTCGCCGCGGCCGTACGGCGGGCCGCCCGTGAGATCGGGGAGCAGGTCAGCTGCGACGCCCGCTACATCGGACGGCTCGAATCCGGCGAGATCCGCTGCCCCAACTACGCCTACGAGCGGGTCTTCCGCCACATGTTCCCCGGGCTGACCCCCGCCGACCTCGGCTTCGCACCCCGGCAGGCGGTCCGCGGCCGCCGCACCGCCGCACCGCCCGACCCGGCGTACGAGGAGAGCGACGTGCAGCGCCGCGCGTTCATGACCGGCGGCCCGGCCGCCTTCGCCACCGCCCTGCTGCCCCGCACCGCCCCACCCACCCGGGCCGGCGCCACGGAGGTGGCCGCCGTCCACGAAGCCGTACGGCAGATCAGGCTGCACGACGACCGCCACGGCGGCGACGGGCTCTACACCCAGGCCGCCGGCGCGCTGCGCGGCGCCTACCGCCTCCTGGACGACACCACCCACTCCGCGGCGACCGCCTGCGGGCTCGCCTCCGGGGCCGGGGAGCTCGCCATCTCCGTCGGCTGGCTCGCCCACGACTCCTGGCGGCTGCCCGAAGCCCGCTCCCACTACGCCGAAGCGCTCGCCACCGCCAGGATGGCCGGGGACCCCGCGCTCGAAGTGCACGCCTTCTGCAACACCTCCTTCCTCGCCCGGGACGCCGGACGCCACCGCGAAGCGGTGCGCGCCGCCCAGGCCGCGCAGCACCTCGCCCGCGACCTCGGCTCCCCCCGGCTGCTCTCCCTGCTCGCCCTGCGCGAAGCCGGCGGCCTCGCCGGGCTCGGCGAACGCCGCCGCTGCGAGCTGGCGCTCGCCCGGGCCCACTCCCTCTACGGCCGCGGGCCGCACGACGCCGATCCCGCCTGGATGAGCTTCTTCGGCGAGGCCGAGCTCGCCGGGCTCGAAGCGCAGGCCTGGGCGGCACTCGGCCGGCCCGCCCGCGCGGCCCGCGCCGCCCGCCACGCGGTCCGCCTCCAGGACCCGCACTTCGTCCGCAACCTGGCCCTCTACCAGGCCGAACTCGCCCTCAACCTCCACCACGCGGGTGCCCCGGCCGAGGCCGCCATGGTGGCGGGCTCCGCCCGCCGTCTCCTCCCGGGCGTGCGGTCCGCCCGCGTGCGGACGATACTCACGGGCCTCTGA
- a CDS encoding TetR/AcrR family transcriptional regulator encodes MSLTQPVRPPRRRAPRNSLNPDRILDAAVTLLDRDGAEAFTMRGLAQQLGVGTMAVYSHFRGKDEISDAVAQRLLDTIELPPGGSDDPRSELREVCVGVYRLFTEHPSALELLAGRPQRGDDAIALIDRMLGLLRRAGLGRADAAHTHVALMQYIVGSALWNTRRARALCEEGARDRVRARIAGLPSGAYPALVELAPELLCAQSEGTGQFEYGLDGLLRGLLGGSPQV; translated from the coding sequence ATGTCCCTCACCCAGCCGGTCCGTCCCCCACGGCGCCGCGCCCCGCGCAATTCGCTCAACCCCGACCGTATCCTCGATGCCGCCGTCACCCTGCTCGACCGCGACGGCGCCGAGGCCTTCACCATGCGCGGCCTCGCCCAGCAGCTCGGTGTCGGCACGATGGCCGTCTACTCGCACTTCCGTGGCAAGGACGAGATCAGTGACGCCGTCGCCCAGCGGCTGCTGGACACGATAGAGCTTCCGCCGGGCGGTTCGGACGATCCGCGCAGCGAATTGCGCGAGGTGTGTGTCGGGGTGTACCGGCTGTTCACCGAGCATCCGTCCGCGCTGGAGCTGCTGGCCGGGCGCCCGCAGCGCGGCGACGACGCCATCGCGCTGATCGACCGGATGCTGGGCCTGCTGCGGCGCGCCGGGCTCGGCCGCGCCGACGCCGCGCACACCCATGTCGCCCTGATGCAGTACATCGTGGGTTCCGCGCTGTGGAACACCCGACGGGCCAGGGCGCTGTGCGAGGAGGGCGCCAGGGACCGGGTGCGGGCCAGGATCGCCGGGCTGCCCAGCGGCGCCTACCCGGCACTGGTCGAACTCGCGCCCGAACTGCTGTGCGCGCAGAGCGAGGGCACCGGGCAGTTCGAGTACGGGCTCGACGGCCTGCTGCGGGGCCTGCTCGGCGGTTCGCCGCAGGTCTGA
- a CDS encoding OsmC family peroxiredoxin encodes MATTRTATTQWKGPLIGGAGSVSLDTSGVGTYDITWASRAEAANGKTSPEELIAAAHSSCYSMALSHGLAGAGTPPETVQTVANVTFQPGEGITGITLSVKARVPGLSAEAFEAAAQDAKLNCPVSKALTGVNITLEAELLN; translated from the coding sequence ATGGCAACCACCCGCACCGCGACCACCCAGTGGAAGGGCCCGCTGATCGGCGGCGCCGGCAGCGTCTCGCTCGACACGTCGGGCGTCGGCACCTACGACATCACCTGGGCCTCGCGCGCCGAGGCCGCCAACGGCAAGACCAGCCCGGAGGAGCTGATCGCCGCGGCCCACTCCTCGTGCTACTCGATGGCGCTCTCGCACGGCCTGGCCGGCGCCGGCACCCCGCCGGAGACCGTGCAGACGGTGGCGAACGTCACCTTCCAGCCCGGCGAGGGCATCACCGGCATCACCCTGTCGGTCAAGGCCCGGGTCCCCGGCCTGTCCGCCGAGGCCTTCGAGGCGGCGGCGCAGGACGCGAAGCTGAACTGCCCGGTGAGCAAGGCGCTCACCGGCGTGAACATCACTCTTGAGGCCGAACTTCTCAACTGA
- a CDS encoding bifunctional DNA primase/polymerase, which yields MDEWQGSTSVVGIVTEALRRQHTACVSPEGAAWLASASAFPRSVEALWSARPGAPSVLPCGTAFDVVNLTALFGRRVLEQLWASGPGSGPVAVHRGRVLLLVAPGTAQRLPALLGWEEWGRAVPPMLCHGSGDAVTLPALHEDPGAAPPESAGISRWVVAPDTAHPWLPGADILLWACVRAVRTAPAQAPSALVRVPGPV from the coding sequence ATGGACGAATGGCAGGGGAGCACCAGCGTCGTGGGGATCGTCACCGAGGCCCTGCGGCGGCAGCACACCGCGTGCGTCAGCCCGGAGGGCGCCGCCTGGCTGGCCTCCGCGAGCGCGTTCCCGCGCAGCGTCGAGGCCCTGTGGTCGGCCCGGCCCGGCGCCCCGAGCGTCCTGCCCTGCGGCACGGCCTTCGACGTGGTCAATCTCACCGCCCTGTTCGGCCGCCGGGTGCTCGAACAGCTCTGGGCGTCAGGGCCGGGCAGCGGCCCGGTCGCCGTGCACCGCGGCCGGGTGCTGCTGCTGGTCGCCCCCGGCACCGCCCAGCGGCTGCCCGCCCTGCTGGGCTGGGAGGAGTGGGGCCGCGCGGTCCCGCCGATGCTGTGCCACGGCAGCGGCGACGCGGTGACCCTCCCCGCACTGCACGAGGACCCCGGGGCCGCCCCGCCGGAAAGCGCCGGGATATCGCGCTGGGTGGTCGCCCCCGACACCGCGCACCCCTGGCTGCCCGGCGCCGACATCCTGCTGTGGGCCTGCGTCCGGGCGGTCAGAACGGCCCCCGCGCAGGCCCCTTCCGCGCTGGTCAGGGTGCCGGGACCGGTGTGA